A stretch of Castanea sativa cultivar Marrone di Chiusa Pesio chromosome 2, ASM4071231v1 DNA encodes these proteins:
- the LOC142624550 gene encoding peroxidase 72, with translation MSQLTSFLLVLSLCAFAPLCFSGKTKRGYLYPQFYDHSCPKAQEIVRSVLAKAVAKEARMAASILRLHFHDCFVQGCDASILLDSSGTIVSEKRSNPNRNSARGFEVLEEIKSALEKECPRTVSCADLLAIAAKESTVLRGGPSWEVPLGRRDSRSASLSGSNNNIPAPNNTFQTILTKFKRQGLDIVDLVALSGSHTIGNARCTSFRQRLYNQSGNGQPDYTLDQSYAAQLKTRCPKSGGDQNLFFLDYVSPTKFDNYYYKNILASKGLLNSDQVLLTKNEGSKELVKKYAENSQLFFEQFAKSMVKMGNISPLTGSRGEIRKNCRKVNS, from the exons ATGTCTCAGCTCACTAGCTTTCTCTTGGTTCTTTCTCTTTGTGCTTTTGCTCCTCTTTGCTTCTCTGGCAAGACCAAACGTGGTTACCTTTACCCACAGTTTTATGACCACTCTTGCCCAAAAGCTCAAGAGATTGTAAGGTCCGTACTGGCCAAGGCTGTGGCCAAAGAAGCCCGTATGGCAGCTTCAATTCTCAGGCTCCATTTCCATGATTGTTTTGTCCAG GGCTGTGATGCTTCAATACTGTTAGACAGCAGTGGAACCATAGTCAGTGAGAAGAGGTCAAATCCTAACAGGAATTCAGCTCGAGGTTTTGAAGTCCTTGAAGAGATCAAATCAGCACTGGAGAAAGAGTGCCCTCGTACAGTATCTTGTGCTGACCTTTTGGCTATAGCTGCAAAAGAATCCACTGTTCTG AGAGGTGGGCCCAGCTGGGAGGTACCATTAGGCAGAAGAGACTCCAGAAGTGCAAGCTTGAGTGGTTCTAACAACAATATTCCTGCCCCAAACAACACATTCCAGACCATCCTCACTAAGTTCAAGCGACAAGGGCTTGATATTGTTGATCTTGTTGCCCTATCTG GGAGTCATACAATTGGAAATGCCCGGTGCACCAGCTTCAGGCAAAGACTGTACAACCAGTCAGGAAATGGACAGCCCGACTACACACTTGATCAATCATATGCGGCCCAATTGAAAACCCGATGCCCAAAATCTGGTGGTGATCAGAACCTGTTTTTCTTGGACTATGTCAGCCCAACAAAGTTTGATAACTACTACTACAAGAACATATTGGCTTCAAAGGGCCTTCTAAACTCTGATCAAGTTCTTTTAACCAAGAATGAAGGATCAAAGGAATTGGTAAAGAAATACGCAGAGAACAGCCAGCTTTTCTTTGAGCAATTCGCCAAGTCCATGGTTAAGATGGGAAATATTTCTCCATTGACAGGTTCAAGGGGAGAGATTAGAAAGAACTGCAGGAAAGTTAACTCTTGA
- the LOC142625275 gene encoding uncharacterized protein LOC142625275, protein MRKEMDELRNAIRGKTDQSLDRMVRTTDSPFTSAVLERHVPLKFRLPQLEPFDGLKDPLDHLNTFKTTLGLQQPPDEILCRSFTTTLKGTALEWFTKLPTSSIDSFETLGIAFLRHFVSGQCPKRPADHLLTIKQGEKETLRSYVKRFTRETLEVDEADDKVQLTTFKAGLKSRKFVVSLAKNPPKTMAEMLLKAQKYMNAEDALAAIKDVEKTEEKGKREDNRKGRKRERPDRRPTDGNKRKDERTPRTVKFTPLVIPIEKILARIKDEHVLKWPRPLHSFPNMRDKNKYCRFHKDHGHYTKDC, encoded by the coding sequence atgaggaaggagatggacgagctgagAAATGCCATCAGAGGGAAAACGGACCAGAGTTTGGACAGAATGGTCAGGACGACAGATTCACCCTTTACTTCGGCAGTCTTGGAGCGCCATGTACCATTGAAGTTCCGATTGCCTCAGCTTGAACCATTTGATGGTTTGAAAGATCCTCTGGATCACCTCAACACCTTCAAAACGACTCTGGGCCTCCAACAGCCCCCCGACGAGATCCTGTGTCGATCCTTTACCACCACTCTCAAAGGAACTGCACTAGAGTGGTTCACTAAACTACCAACGTCATCTATTGATAGCTTCGAAACGTTGGGCATCGCCTTTTTGCGCCATTTCGTCAGCGGACAATGCCCGAAGAGACCAGCAGACCACTTGCTCACCATCAAGCAAGGGGAGAAAGAGACCTTGAGGTCGTACGTGAAACGCTTCACCCGAGAAACACTAGAGGTGGACGAAGCTGACGACAAAGTGCAGCTGACAACCTTTAAAGCTGGGTTGAAATCCAGGAAGTTTGTGGTCTCACTTGCGAAGAATCCTCCCAAgacgatggcagagatgctCCTTAAAGcacaaaagtacatgaatgctgaggacgcgtTAGCCGCCATTAAAGATGTGGAGAAAACGGAAGAGAAGGGAAAAAGGGAGGACAACCGCAAAGGACGAAAGAGGGAGCGTCCAGATCGTCGACCTACTGACGGGAACAAAAGGAAAGACGAAAGAACTCCACGAACGgtaaaattcactcctttaGTCATACCTATTGAAAAGATTTTAGCGCGGATTAAGGATGAGCACGTCCTCAAGTGGCCAAGGCCATTACATTCATTCCCTAACATGCgtgacaagaacaaatactgCCGGTTCCACAAGGATCATGGCCACTACACGAAGGATTGCTGA